The following is a genomic window from Bombina bombina isolate aBomBom1 chromosome 3, aBomBom1.pri, whole genome shotgun sequence.
AATAACAGCGTTACAAAAGCCTGCTGTTTTCTGGCTTCATTTGCTATATGATTTTCACTTTCTAAACAATTAATATTCTTACATTTATGTTTGACTAAAAACAGATAGTAGGATACTTAACCCCCTTCGCTACCAGAAATGTCAGAGAAATACTTGCCCCAAATACTgtagaattgttagcatttttgctatcactctgtttaaacagaaatggagcctttattttttttcgatttacctatgaaaactatatatatattttaaactagacaacccaaagtatatctctatgcccattttggtatatttgatgccactatctGGCTgtcaaatatgatcatataaaataattgatctatgcccattttggcatttgatgccactatttagcTGTCAAATGCTGTATGATCAAAtaaaagaattgatctaggcctatttgagCTCATTTTGGTATAATTGATGCCACTATTTAGCCCCCAAattcgatcatataaaaaaattaacttttccGCAAACTTTGagcttctcactaaaattatttgcaTACAAGTACAGCAGTCATAagccaaatggttgtaaaagcttctctgggatccactttgtttagaaacagcagacatgcatggctttgccattgtgttTTTGGCAGTtgaaaggctgctaattgcagcaggGAcaatcaactccaatatgtttattatttaaaaagttccctttaaaaaatccctttattacccattccccagttttgcacagccaacatggttatattaatactagtgggaaagcctgcccagagggcagtctattgttgtGACGGAACCACCGATCCacactgccattttcggaaggacagtctattgtggtgatggaaccaccctgccatttttggaatccacctggatgtagctgatgcggcatccaggtggattccgaaaatggcagggtggtgaaagaatccacctgcccagaggcttatgctgcatccaggtggattctgaaaaaagcagggtggtgaaagaatcccccctctcttttgctctctgtccccctctattttgctctctctcctccttctcttttgatctctctcccctctctttttgctctctctccccctctctttttctcttcctctcccctctcttttgctgtccctctcccctctcttttgctctccctctcccctctcattttatctctctctccactttcttttgctctctctctccactctcttttgctctctctcttctctctcttttgctctctctctactctcttttgctctctctctctactctcttttgctctctctctctactctcttttgctctctcgctctactctattttgctctctctctctactctcttttgctctctatctctactctcttttgctctctatctcccctctcttttgctctctttcttccctctcatttgctttctctcccatctcatttgctatctctcccctctcagtctgtaCAGtctgtacagaaaaaaataaaatccctatgaactaccaatagcccttaaaatggctttttgtagggcattgccctaagttaaacagctcttttgcagttaccgaATATTCTaagtcccccataacagtaaaacccaccacccaccaaacaccccaaaataaataaacctaacactaaaaaacctaaactatccattaccctgaaaatgacatttgtatggtcattgcccttaaaagagcattcagctcttttgctgcccattcctaatctaaaaaaaaaatctatatatatttaaaaaaaaaaaaactaagtctaacccccaaaaattaaacctacgttgcagaaaaaaaaatctattacagaaaataaaaaacaaattaccaaagtttactaaattaaacctaatccctgtgaaaataaaaaggctccccaaaataaaaacaccccctacactaagaatacactaccagtagcccttaacagggcttttttgcagggcattgccccaagataaacagctcttttacattaaaaatacacaaagtcccccgtaacagtaaaccccccacccaccaaatcccccaaaataaaagaacctaacactaaaaaaactaaactaccctttgccttgaaaagggcatttgtttgggtttTGCCCTTAAattgtcatttagctcttttactgcacatccctaatctaaataaaataaactcccccaaaaaaacctttaaaaaacctaagtctaacccccaggttggtactcaccattcctgaattcTGGCGGAAAAGGTCATGTtacaggtggtgaagtcttcttccaagtggcaacctcttctttcttcttccaggaacaatctggcgcagagcggagggcagagctgaagaccgatgactgtggagctgaagaccggaaaccctggagctgaagaccgacgaccgtggagccatgaagcgtggaggatcctcttcgtacgatcgccactGTACACtgcatagtgaattcaaggtacgcgattaaagatggcatcccttgaattccttttggctaatttgattcttcaaattcaaatcagccaataggatgagagctactcaaatcctattggatgttaaaatcagccaataggattagagctactaaaattctattggctgatttgaatagccaatagaatttcagtagctctcatccaatttgctgatttaaacagccaataggatttcggtagttctcatcctattggctgatttgaatttgaagaatcaaatcagccaataggaattcaagggatgccatctttaatcgcgtaccttgaattcactattcagtgtacggcggtgatcgtacaaagaggatcctccacactccatggctccgtggtcaccggtcttcagttccagggtcaccagtcttcagttccaggatcgccggtctttaGCTCAGCCCTCCACCCCGaattgttcctggaagaaaaaagaagaggtcgccgcttggaactagacttcaccgcctggaacaggaccttctccaccggacttcaggaatggtgagtaccaacctgggggttagacttagggttttttaaggtttttttgggggggggttgttttatttagattagggatgggcagttatagagctaaatgcccttttaagggcaatgcccaaacaaatgcccttttcagggcaatgggtagtttaggttttttagtgttaggttagtgttagggggggacttttgtgtatttttaatgtaaacaagctgtttatcttggggcaatgccctgcaaaaagcccttttaagggctactggtagtttattcttagagtaggggatgtttttattttgggggggcttttttattttcatagggattaggtttacttttgtaaactttggtaatttgtttttttattttctgtaatgtttaaccttttctattttttgtaattttagcttcttttttttgtaactttagtattttttagtttagttaatgtgtattaatttagggggtgttagattagaggtgttaggttagggggcttagtaatttaattagtaatttgtgggttttggcagtttaaggggttaataggttaattaggtttattgcggtgtgtagggttttgcggtttaggggttaatactttattattttgcgatgtgtgagtttgtggtgtatgtgttaataatttgtgtgggaggttcggttttttttttgttttacatcgTGCAGAcgttttttttgtgtggatttttttaatgctctgtttgccttcgctgcatcccagtggattccaaaAATTGCAGGGTGGCTAcatcctgccattttcagaatccacctggatgcagatttgctgcatccaggtgaattctgttGGCTGCTTCgtgcagctcttttgctgcccattcctaatctaaaaaaaaaatctatatatatttaaaaaaaaaaaaaactaagtctaacccccaaaaattaaacctacgttgcagaaaaaaaaatctattacagaaaataaaaaacaaattaccaaagtttactaaattaaacctaatccctgtgaaaataaaaaggctccccaaaataaaaacaccccctacactaagaatacactaccagtagcccttaacagggcttttttgcagggcattgccccaagataaacagctcttttacattaaaaatacacaaagtcccccgtaacagtaaaccccccacccaccaaatcccccaaaataaaagaacctaacactaaaaaaactaaactaccctttgccttgaaaagggcatttgtttgggtttTGCCCTTAAattgtcatttagctcttttactgcacatccctaatctaaataaaataaactcccccaaaaaaacctttaaaaaacctaagtctaacccccaggttggtactcaccattcctgaattcTGGCGGAAAAGGTCATGTtacaggtggtgaagtcttcttccaagtggcaacctcttctttcttcttccaggaacaatctggcgcagagcggagggcagagctgaagaccgatgactgtggagctgaagaccggaaaccctggagctgaagaccgacgaccgtggagccatgaagcgtggaggatcctcttcgtacgatcgccactGTACACtgcatagtgaattcaaggtacgcgattaaagatggcatcccttgaattccttttggctaatttgattcttcaaattcaaatcagccaataggatgagagctactcaaatcctattggatgttaaattcagccaataggattagagctactaaaattctattggctgatttgaatagccaatagaatttcagtagctctcatccaatttgctgatttaaacagccaataggatttcggtagctctcatcctattggctgatttgaatttgaagaatcaaatcagccaataggaattcaagggatgccatctttaatcgcgtaccttgaattcactattcagtgtacggcggtgatcgtacaaagaggatcctccacactccatggctccgtggtcaccggtcttcagttccagggtcaccagtcttcagttccaggatcgccggtctttaGCTCAGCCCTCCACCCCGaattgttcctggaagaaaaaagaagaggtcgccgcttggaactagacttcaccgcctggaacaggaccttctccaccggacttcaggaatggtgagtaccaacctgggggttagacttagggttttttaaggtttttttgggggggggttgttttatttagattagggatgggcagttatagagctaaatgcccttttaagggcaatgcccaaacaaatgcccttttcagggcaatgggtagtttaggttttttagtgttaggttagtgttagggggggacttttgtgtatttttaatgtaaacaagctgtttatcttggggcaatgccctgcaaaaagcccttttaagggctactggtagtttattcttagagtaggggatgtttttattttgggggggcttttttattttcatagggattaggtttacttttgtaaactttggtaatttgtttttttattttctgtaatgtttaaccttttctattttttgtaattttagcttcttttttttgtaactttagtattttttagtttagttaatgtgtattaatttagggggtgttaggttagaggtgttaggttagggggcttagtaatttaattagtaatttgtgggttttggcagtttaaggggttaataggttaattaggtttattgcggtgtgtagggttttgcggtttaggggttaatactttattattttgcgatgtgtgagtttgtggtgtatgtgttaataatttgtgtgggaggttcggtttttttttgttttacatcgTGCAGAcgttttttttgtgtggatttttttaatgctctgtttgccttcgctgcatcccagtggattccaaaAATTGCAGGGTGGCTAcatcctgccattttcagaatccacctggatgcagatttgctgcatccaggtgaattctgttGGCTGcttcgtgctgccaacattccattgaggatgcgtgcacaactgccaaCGGCGATGGACATtataaacgcaattatagtataaatacttttaacctctgtgattaccatgtatctaagcctcttttgacagccccttgatcacatggctatttatctattatctattgacctgcattttagccaattagcacAGTGTCAgcaacaactccacgggagagagcacacaTATCTATATGGCCctcatggattagcagtctcttgttgagaaagctaataaaaaaagcatgtgataagaggctgtctgtagtggcttagaaacaggcagaaaaatagaggtttcaatgttaaaacgtatattaatataacaaagctggggaatgggtagttaaggtgttatctattttttttaaacaataacatttgtgttgttgactgtccttttaatatttacTCTAGTGTAGGGAGTACCCTCACACCTgatacctcccaccccctgatccattTCCTGATCACTCCTAAACAGCTTTATTTCAAATATTCTTTTGTCCTCtttatttcctttgttgaagagtaagcctGGATAAACCCATAAGGGTTCAAGGGCTTGCATGTGTACATACAAACAGTAATTGCAATTCATttagtaacaaagcaaatttgttaataaaggtaaattattatttattttttataaattgccTGGTCTATCCAAGTTATGAAAGTTTTATTTAATGCTGCATAATCTTTTGGTGCTCtacaatatataataacaataataattttgacTTAAGTTTTTGTATAAGGTATATATCTTTCAACTTGCAAATTATTCAGGGATATTCCACTTGTTGCACAAATCCCAAAAACAAGAATAGACAATCAACTTATTTAGTTTTGTATAATATTTATTCCAAaggatcatccctttattacccatttccctgttttgcataaccaacacagttataataatatacttttaacctctgtgattatcttgtatctaagcctctgcaaactgcccctttttccagttctttttacagacttgcagtctagccaatcagtgcctgctcccagataacttctcatgcacaagcacagtgtaatctatatgaaatacgtgaactaagaccctctagtggtgaaaaactgttaaaatgcaatctgaaagaagtgggcttcaaggtctaagaaattagcatatgaacctcctaggttaagctttcaactaagatcaccaagagaacaaagcaaaattggtgataaaagtaaattggaaaattgtttaaaattgcatgctctatctgaatcatgaaagtttattttggcctagactgtccctttaaaataaattgcatataAGTCAAGATATATTAAAATCCTATAGAATACTtccggaaaaaaacaacaacatcaacTTAATACATGAACTTCAACTGGTCAGCAGCGCAGCAGCCTAATATATGGCCACAGTGAACTTGGCCAGACGTCCCTTCACACAACGCACTTCAGCGCCATGCCCCTTATACAGGTTTTCTTGTGACTATTTGCACAAATAGATtgcataaataaattaaagggaaatcaacatttctttcatgtaattagcaagagtccatgagctagtgacgtatgggatatacattcctaccaggaggggcaaagtttcccaaacctcaaaatgcctataaatacacccctcaccacacccacaaatcagtttttacaaactttgcctcctgtggaggtggtgaagtaagtttgtgctagattcttcgttgatatgcgctccgcagcaggttggagcccggttttcctctcagcgtgcagtgaatgtcagagggatgtgaaaagagtattgcctatttgaattcaatgatctccttctacggggtctatttcataggttctctgttatcggtcgtagagattcatctcttacctcccttttcagatcgacgatttactcttatatataccattacctctactgattctcgtttcagtactggtttggctttctactaaatgtagatgagtgtcctggggtaaataagtcttattttctgtgacactctaagctatggttgggcacttttatataaagttctaaatatatgtgtttaaacatttatttgccttgattcaggatgttcaacgttccttatttcagacagtcagtttcatatttgggataattcaTATGaataaatctttaattcatcatgcttatgtcgagtcgggtcaaactccgcctctaaggattacacctcattctactaggtcagtttctacttcctgggcatttaggaatgaagcttcggttgatcagatttgcaaagcagcaacttggtcttctttgcatacttcaactaaattctatcattttgatgtgttttcttcttctgaggcagtttttggtagaaaagttcttcaggcagctgtttcagtttgattcttctgcttataaattcagtttttttttttcattataagatttaaactttattttgggtgtggattattttcagcggaatttgctgtctttattttatccctccctctctagtgactcttgcgtggaagatccacatcttgggtattcattatcccatacgtcactagctcatggactcttgctaattacatgaaagaaaacataatttatgtaagaacttacctgataaattcatttctttcatattagcaagagtccatgaggcccaccctttttgtattggttatgatttttttgtataaagcacaattattccaattacttattttttatgcttttgcacttttgtcttatcaccccacttcttggctatgcgttaaactgatttgtgggtgtggtgaggggtgtatttataggcattttgaggtttgggaaactttgcccctcctggtaggaatgtatatcccatacgtcactagctcatggactcttgctaatatgaaagaaatgaatttatcaggtaagttcttacataaattatgttttttttcccatgcttttatttgttgttttattgCTGTTGGGTCCATATTTATCAGCTAGTGACCTTCCTGTTCCTATGGATGAgttgtatatacaaatattcttCTTGATGGTTTCAATGTCAGTTTGTACATCTGCAACTTTTTTTcgtgatgcaatttttttttaaatatttaaaaagtgttctTTATGAACGTCAGAAATTATTTtaagtttaattattttaaagacGTTTAAGTTTGTAGATTGAGTGTGGGGCTTCTTTATTTCATTTGTCAATCTAACATTTGTAGATGAACAAACATCAATAATTATCTAATGATATAATGCAAGGATtactgtgcatttgtttaatatatAGCTTTAATGTATTTACATTTCTGATATTTTTgccacatttgtttgtttttagtaataAAGTATGACCAAACTTTCACAATGTTCCTTTTGATAACCTTTTCAGTTATTTTTAATTACAAGCACATAAAATGCTACATGAAATGTAAATGTCATCAGTAGTACTTTGCAAATTAGGGTATAGATTGCAATTTAACATTTAGTTTCTAATCTTAAATTTTGATACCATTGAAAACAtgcaatttatatatttatgttgtttttaattCTATAGACTAAAGATTAAATTGAATTACTTGACTTAATTACTTTTTATGGTTTCACACAAAAATATTTAAATCTTACTTTAAAGTTAATATTATATGAAAAGGAAATTAATCTTGTACTTGCAATAACTATTCCTAGAACTGCAGCATTGCTATTATCTGTTGATACAAAGCATTACCTGTAACTCTATTAATGTGCTTCAATATATATGCTACAGACAACAGTGCTTGCATCACATTTGTTACAACACAACAGAAAACAATAACACTAGCTGtgacttgttttatttttatgacaTTCTATTTTTTATTGATAGTCTTTAATATTATCCATGATAAAGTTAGTTTTCTAATCCACTGATAGCATTGCCAATGATGACTTTACAAAAAGGTCACTAAAGTCAGTGGCCGCAAATACATTATCCCTTCATATGATAATGTTGACGATTATgataattatttctttattaaatattccagcaattctgtttattttttttaaatgtaggaagtgtatttttaactttattttaatatatattgattTATGTATCCTTGAAATACCTCCTTGTTCCTTTATCTGTTAATTCTTTTCTCACTTCCCCATCAATTGTTAAATGTCCACACATACACCTGCTTTTTTCTAAACCACTGTTAATTTATCAGTAAGACATGAGCAGTTGTAGTCTccagaaaaaaaaaggtaaagaagAAAGCTTCATCTATCAGTAAGAATTGATAGAAGTTGGCCAATCAAAGTTCAAGTCATCTCCCATTGTTAATAAGAAAGAGAAAATAGCATCTGATCTGGTATCAGCCTGTCAAAGTTACTTTATACGGTAATatcattatttactttgaatatgcATACAACTTTAAAAGTGCTGACAGGTTTTTCTCCCTTCATCTTTAAATGTAGTAAACACTGGTACCATGCTGAAGAAAACCAATTCAGACATAGAAGATTCTGTATGTTTCAGATAACTCTTTTGTGACAAAGTCATATAAAGAATATCTAGAGGATTTTTTACATACTCCTTTCATGTTGATCTTGTTTTGAGACCGAAATAGCCATTTTTAAGGTCTAGcgactgatttatcaatgtctggcggacatgatctgtgtaacggatcatgtccgccagacattgttgaatgccgacagcatacgctggtaaacttcttgtgcaatgttgtcccctgcagattcatggccaagcggccgctagcaggggtctctatcaacccaatcgtacacgattgggcggattgcagaccacagcctcaaagGAGGTAtatgagttatggagcagcagtctcaagatcgctgcttcttaactcctttttccgacgagcctgaaggctcgtgcagaaacagataCATTAGGGGCCGTTCAgggattgataaattgaccccctagagtGACACTATATTGGTATTGGGAATATTATGGTCCTGATCCCATCTAGCATTAGAACAAGTCATGATTAGAGACTCTGCGGGAGGAGGAAATTGGGAAGAAGGAGGTAAAAAAGACACTACAATGGGTAACATCTTCGCCAATTTATTTAAAGGCCTGTTTGGGAAGAAGGAAATGAGAATTCTCATGGTGGGCTTGGATGCAGCTGGAAAAACCACCATCCTGTACAAATTAAAGCTCGGCGAGATTGTGACCACCATCCCAACCATAGGTTTTAATGTAGAAACTGTAGAATATAAGAATATCAGTTTCACAGTCTGGGATGTGGGTGGCCAGGATAAAATCAGACCCCTGTGGCGCCATTATTTCCAGAATACTCAAGGTCTCATCTTTGTGGTTGatagtaatgacagagagagagtcaACGAAGCCAGAGAGGAGCTAACAAGGATGCTTGCAGAAGATGAGTTGAGGGATGCAGTGTTGCTAGTGTTTGCAAACAAGCAGGACCTTCCAAATGCCATGAATGCTGCAGAGATCACAGATAAAGTGGGTCTGCATTCACTTCGTCATCGAAACTGGTACATTCAGGCCACCTGTGCCACTAGTGGAGACGGCTTATATGAGGGTTTGGACTGGCTCTCAAATCAGCTCAAAAACCAGAAGTGATCACTCTTAGTGAACACTGCCCTTTCCCTATCCACCTCGCCTCCACCTACCTGTCACCTTGTTCAGCATCTCTGCAGAGCTGCCAGCACCTCTGCAGCCTCTGTTTGTGTGTGCTTGTTCGCGCCTGTGCGAGTGGGAGCAGTGATCTCACACTGTGCCTTAAACATGCTTAGCAGTATTAACTTATCAAAAACACTACCCACCACTCACATATCTGAGCAGCTAACCATTACCCCTTTTACTGCTGCTGGAGAGAGGGGGAGACTGATTATGATACCTGGTCCTGCCAACGGTTTAACTTGTTTTTTCTGCAGTACTCAGGTAAAGTTTACCAGAGCAGTTTCAGACTTTTAGAAAGTGCTGCTACTGTCATGGCAACAATTATAGTAACGTCTTGGATGTGGTTTGTTACTGGTTAATTTGAAGGTTAATTTTAAGTGGCAATATTGTTTTGTGGACCAgc
Proteins encoded in this region:
- the LOC128654172 gene encoding ADP-ribosylation factor 1, with translation MGNIFANLFKGLFGKKEMRILMVGLDAAGKTTILYKLKLGEIVTTIPTIGFNVETVEYKNISFTVWDVGGQDKIRPLWRHYFQNTQGLIFVVDSNDRERVNEAREELTRMLAEDELRDAVLLVFANKQDLPNAMNAAEITDKVGLHSLRHRNWYIQATCATSGDGLYEGLDWLSNQLKNQK